In the Paraburkholderia acidisoli genome, CACTGCTTTAATGTGGCTGACTTCGCGCCGGACCGGGATGACATCCAGATATTCCTGACGTGGGAGCTTCCCATCGAAGATGCCGAAGTCAAGCAGGCACTCAAGGTAGTTTTCGACAATGCCCCTTTGGCCTCGCTGCAACTGGAGGAGGAGCAAGTCTGGTCGAACGGTGCACCCGCCGCGGTGTGCCCGGAATCGGGTCGTTGGTACCGGGTTGACTAATGGTTCGGGTCACACCTTGGCGTTGCCGTGGCACGCTGGGCAGACCGCCGTTCAGTGGGTTAGCTGAATGCCGGGCGCGCCGTTGGGCGATCACGCATCGTGAAGGACCCTATACGGTTCGATGCACGATCTAACGAATCCGAAAACGGCGAGTGATCCGGCCACACGCCGCCGGATCACAAAGCCTTCTTACCAGTTGTATCGGGCCGAAGCGATCACCGTGCGTGGATTGCCGTAGATGCACACCGCCGACGACTGGCAACCGCCCACGTAGCGGCTCGAACAGATTCGTCGCGTTGACGGCGAGGCGCCAGTCGCGCGTCTCGTAGTGCACGGCCGCGTCGTAGAGCGTGTAGCTGGGCACGGTGATCGAATTGTCCGCGGCGCCCGCTACCGCGCTTTGATAACGCACGCCCACGCCAAAGCCCAATCCCGCGATCGCGCCCGTATGCCACGTCCAGTCGGCCCGCAGCGACGCCATCTGTCGTGGCCGCGGAATATCCACCGGCCATTGGTTCAGCGTTTCGTCGTTGGCCTCGACGTTCTTCACGTCCTGATAAACGTAAGCCACGATGATCGACAGATTGCTCGTCAGCTTGCCCACGGCGCTGAACTCGAAGCCCCGGGAGCGTACCTCGCCCGTCTGCACTCAAAAAGGCGCTCAGAACGAGCCCGCAGCGGTATCTCAGGGCAGGAGATAACGGTTACGGACGAGAAGCGCGGTGAGATATTCATCCGGTCCCGCGACGGTTCATCTTCTCTTCAGCGACGAACCTGCCATGGTGAGCGTGCTTATCCTCAAGCTTTGCACTGCCAACAATTCAGGCCGAAGGTTCAAACGCATCGAATAGAAGCGAGTCGGTGCGCATCCGGACACGACCCGCTTTCCAGCCTTCGCAGACATCGCGGCCAGGTGCCAGACGTCGGAAGCGCGCGAACGAGCGCGCTTCCGGGCATCGTCGGTCAGGTTTTCGTCACGACCTCGACGGCGCCATGGTCGTCGCAGTGGTCGCCGTGCGGATGGTGCAGATGCCCGTTGACGAGATAATCGACGTGATCGCCATGCGGCACGGCTTCGTGCCCGCAGCCCGGTCCGTGCACATGCCCGGGCTCATGGCCGCCCGCGCCGTGAGTACAGGTATCGGGGTTCTTGTCGCTAACCTCGACCTTGTGCTCATCGACGTGGTCGCCATGAGGGTGATGCAGATGACCGTCATGCAGATAGTCGACGTGATCACCATGCTGGATGGCCGTATGGCCGCATCCCGGGCCGTGCTTGTGGTCATGATGGGCGTGATGCGGTTCGTTGCAGCTTGCGCTCATGTGTCCTCCCTTGCTGTGATGGTTGCCACGGCCAACGTCTCGTGGCAGCGCTAAGGTAGCATTTTTCGGCGCTTCATTATCCCGGATGTGACCCAGGATCAACTGCGCATGCGCGGCGCCTGCCAGTTCGACTCCCGAGCGAATTCAACGAACGAACTCAGATAATCCACCACCGTATCGCCTTCGCGTGTGCCCAGAAAAATCTGTTTGGCAATGCCTTGCTTGCCCAGCTTGAGTGCCACGAGCGGCATGCGGTCCGCGTATTCCTCCGCGAGCCAGCGCGGCAGCGCGGCCACTCCCCGATGGCTTGCCACCATCTGCAACATGATGTCGGTGGTTTCGATCGTCTTGTGACGGCGCGGTGCGATGTTCGCGGGTCGCAAGAACTGGTTGTAGACGTCGAGCCGGTCGGTTTCCACCGGGTAGGTGATGAGCGTTTCGTCGATGAGCTGTTCGGGTTTCACATAACGCACGTTGGCAAGCCGGTGGCCCTCTGCCACGACGAGCACCTGTTCGTAGTCGAATACGGGTTCGAAACGCAAGCCGGGCCGGTTGAGCGGGTCGGGCGTCACGAGCACGTCGATGTCGTAGCCGATCAATGCGCCAATGCCACCAAACTGAAAGCGCTGCTTCACGTCCACATCGACGTCGGGCCAGCGCGTCAGATACGGCGAGACGACCTTGAGCAGCCACTGGTAACACGGCGCGCACTCCATGCCGATGCGCAGCGTGCCGCGCTCGCCGGCCGCGTATTGCTTCATGCGCTCCTCGGCGAGTTCGAATTGCGGCAGCAGGCGCTCCGCGAGCGAGAGCAGATATTGCCCGGCCTGTGTCAGCCGAAGGCTGCGGCCTTCACGGTGCCAGATTGGGGTGCCAAGCTGATGCTCGATTTTCTTGACGGTATGACTGAGCGCCGACTGCGTGAGAAACAACGATTCCGCGGCAGCGGTCAGGGAACCCTGGCGCGCGACTTCGCGTACGAGGACAAGATGAACACGCTCGAGCATGGGATCAACCCGAAAAACGAGGAATGAAAAAATCTAATGTATCGATGAAATAATGCCATTTTTATTCATTTGCAGGTAGCCCTATTATTCCTGCCACCTTCGAAGCATCTCCGCACTCTCAAAGGATGGCAGCGCACATGGTCACCACGCACAATCTCGGATTCCCGCGCATCGGCGCGAAACGCGAACTGAAATTCGGTCTCGAACGCTACTGGAAGGGCGAGTCGTCGCGCGACGAACTCGAGGCCCTTGGCGTTGAACTGCGCGCGCGCCACTGGACGAACCAGCAGGCACTCGATCTCGTGCCGGTCGGCGACTTCGCGTTCTATGACCAGGTGCTCGACATGAGCTTTACGCTCGGCAATCTGCCCGAGCGCGTGCAGGGTTTTCACGGCGATACGCTCGACAACTACTTCCGCGTCGCGCGCGGCCGCTCGGCGCAGAGTGCCGAAGAGCACGCGGGCTGCTGCGGCGGCGTGGCCGCAGGGGAAATGACGAAGTGGTTCGACACGAACTACCACTACATCGTCCCGGAATTCACGGCAAACACGCAGTTTAATCTCGACACCTCGCGTCTTTCGGAACAACTGCGCGAAGCCCGGACGCTGGGCGTAAACGCGAAGCCGGTGATCGTCGGTCCGCTCACGTACCTGTGGCTCGGCAAGGCGAAGGACGAGTCGGACAAGCTTGCTTTGCTGCCGCGCCTGATGCCGGTGTATCGCGCGCTGCTCAGCCATTTCAAGGCGCTGGGCGTGGAGTGGGTGCAGATCGACGAGCCGATCCTCGTGACGGAACTCGAACCCGCCTGGCGCGAAGCATTCAAGACCGCCTACGAAGGCTTCGAGCAGCG is a window encoding:
- a CDS encoding LysR family transcriptional regulator; this translates as MLERVHLVLVREVARQGSLTAAAESLFLTQSALSHTVKKIEHQLGTPIWHREGRSLRLTQAGQYLLSLAERLLPQFELAEERMKQYAAGERGTLRIGMECAPCYQWLLKVVSPYLTRWPDVDVDVKQRFQFGGIGALIGYDIDVLVTPDPLNRPGLRFEPVFDYEQVLVVAEGHRLANVRYVKPEQLIDETLITYPVETDRLDVYNQFLRPANIAPRRHKTIETTDIMLQMVASHRGVAALPRWLAEEYADRMPLVALKLGKQGIAKQIFLGTREGDTVVDYLSSFVEFARESNWQAPRMRS